AAATGTCACTGAACGATGGACATACTTTCGTTGCTCCAGAACAAATCGAAGAAGAATTCAAGAAAATTCTTCAATTGATCATTGATGTTTATGAAGATTTCAACTTGACTGATTACCGTTTCCGTTTGTCTTATCGTGACCCTGCAGATAAGCACAAGTACTTTGACAATGATGAAATGTGGGAAAATGCTCAACGCATGTTGAAAGCAGCTGTTGATGACATGGGTGTTGAATACTACGAAGCTGAAGGTGAAGCAGCCTTTTATGGACCAAAATTGGATATCCAAGTTAAGACTGCTCTTGGTAAGGAAGAAACTCTTTCTACCATCCAGTTGGACTTCTTGCTTCCAGAACGTTTTGACCTTCACTACATCGGAGCTGACGGTGAAGAACACCGTCCAGTGATGATTCACCGTGGGGTTATCTCAACTATGGAACGCTTTACTGCGATCTTGATTGAGAACTACAAGGGGGCCTTCCCAACATGGCTTGCCCCTCACCAAGTAACCCTTATCCCAGTATCTAACGAAAAACACGTGGACTACGCATGGGAAGTGGCTAAGAAACTTCGTGATCGTGGTGTTCGTGCCGAAGTTGATGAACGTAATGAAAAAATGCAGTTTAAGATTCGTGCTTCTCAAACGCAAAAAATTCCTTACCAATTGATTGTTGGTGACAAGGAAATGAAAGACGGAACTGTTAACGTTCGTCGTTATGGTCAAAAACAAACACACACTGAGACTGTGTCAGAATTTGTAGAAAATATCCTTGCTGATATCGCTCGCAAATCACGCCCAGATGCCGAATAAATCAGAAAGTCGGTTAGCTAAGCTAGCTGACTTTTTAGTAGGATAAACCATGCATGTTTTTATAAAGAGACTTTTATTTCTGCTGGGAATAGTTCTAGTCTTGTTACTGGCTAGCTTTACTTATCATAGGTTAGCCTTGCAAAGAGAAAATGCTTCTCTTAACCCTGTAGGGCAAATGGTAGATGTCAATGGATACAAAATTAGCGTCTTTGTAAAGGGTCAGGGGTCACAAACCCTAGTTTTTCTCTCTGGTGCTGGAACGGCTTCACCAATCCTAGATTTTAAAGATGTGTATGATGGGTTCTCAAAGGAGTACAAAATAGTTGTTGTTGAAAGAGCTGACTATGGTTACAGTGTGAAGACACGTCTAAGTCAAGAGATGTATCTGTGATCCTTTCAGAGATACGTCAATCCCTAGCCAAGTCACAAGTATCAGGTACATATATTATTCTTTCTCATTCGATGGTCTCCTTAGAGACGCTTCTTTGGCAAGAAAACTACCCAAGTGAAGTGAAAGCTGTGGTTTGTCTTGATTGGGCATTTCCAGAAAGTTATTTCCAGTTGAAGAGGCACCTCAGATGTTACGTCTAGATCGTTGGGAAAGTCAATTAGGTCTGTTAAGATTACTGCCGAGACAATTATATATGCCCAATGAGAACCTAAGCGATAGTGACCGCCGTCTTTATCAAGAAATAGCTTACAGACAACTCTTGTCGCAAGCTATGTTAAATGAGAGCCTATGTGCGAAAGAGAATGATAAAAAGGTGAACTCTACTAGTATTAAATCTCAAATGCCCGTGCTACTCATGGTGTCTAATGGAAAAGGGACAGGTTTCGGTCAGGAGCAGTGGCGACATTATGCGACTAGTTTTGCGAAGGGTCAGAAAAATATGGAAGTCACTTATTATGATTCTCCTCATTATTTCTATCACTATCAGACCAAAGAGGTGATTAGAAGCATAGAGGAATTCATACAAGAGACAACTGATTAAATGATTGAGGAGAGATGAGATGCTCATAGGATCAAAAGCCTTTTCTAGCTTATGGAAGGAATGGCAAAAGGAATACCAGCCATTGCAGGTACTGAAGTTATTGCTTGCTTATATAGAGATGCCAGAGGATCTATCTGGGGAGCTTGAGCAAACTCAGCGGTTATTATCCTATTTTGACCTTGATTTGGCGCCTCATGATGTCTTCTGGAAGGATATTGTCAGCTTGGTAGATTTAGCTTTTCCTGGTGATAGCTTGTCTCAGGAAGGCCTTGTAGAGCGACAAATCCATCAGCTACGTTACCTGATTTCGAGTCAACAGGCCCAGTATGTGAGGACACATTATAAAAGAACAGGGATGACAGACAAGGAAGCTTTAGCTGTCTATCTCAGATGGAAACCTTTCTCCATGTTTGATCAGGGACGTCTGCACCAAAAGATTGCTATCCGTGATGGCAAGGTGATTTATCCAGATGGAACTCCCAGTGTTAATCTTAAGATTCTCCTTTATAATCGTATAGAGTTTATTTTGGATAGTCAGGGAAATTTTCTCAATGAGGTCGATGCGGAGAAGGTAACTGAGAGTGGTGTGATAAATGGTGCTAGTTTCAACTATGGTAATTTCAAGCGCCATTGGCAACTGGATGTGGAGCCAGTCCAACTAAACGATCCGGCCTTTCGTAATCGGATGACTAAGGGGTTTCGATCACCCAACAAATTGAGGAGGAAGTGGGGCCAAAAAGAGCCTGAGCATTTTGACAAGTCTTT
This region of Streptococcus thermophilus genomic DNA includes:
- a CDS encoding DUF3114 domain-containing protein is translated as MLIGSKAFSSLWKEWQKEYQPLQVLKLLLAYIEMPEDLSGELEQTQRLLSYFDLDLAPHDVFWKDIVSLVDLAFPGDSLSQEGLVERQIHQLRYLISSQQAQYVRTHYKRTGMTDKEALAVYLRWKPFSMFDQGRLHQKIAIRDGKVIYPDGTPSVNLKILLYNRIEFILDSQGNFLNEVDAEKVTESGVINGASFNYGNFKRHWQLDVEPVQLNDPAFRNRMTKGFRSPNKLRRKWGQKEPEHFDKSFYNPNGIYAQSHRSLANDVKRQAIAFLAMVYGVKPFYTKQ